A genomic segment from Luteolibacter ambystomatis encodes:
- a CDS encoding LptF/LptG family permease yields the protein MRISDRYIGRQVLWSTVFAIIVLSLVLMLGSLFQQIRPLLVEQRIPFGLVARFALNILPFSMMFTIPWGFLSAVLLVFGRLSSEQELTGFRVAGISLPRLAAPVFILAIILSGLCLWLNVDVAPRAKASLDNMIYKEVMKNPKALLDPGAVQSRFSNQKVFVEAKDGDALVGFHMYQTRKANDPNGPTPAYVHAKRVELLVDQTKQQFRLTLDGAYIETKNDKGKYQPAFTGDAKYWFLNFSDSRPKKPRAGVMSADEIHAFVNSLPPQTEKGKIAMQERVKISFLSEITKRYSFSMACLAFAFVGVPLALKTRRQDTSFGLILSMLIAAGYFLSTFIADQFHTTTATAIALWSPNVVCVILGLILFRRARFR from the coding sequence ATGCGGATTTCGGATCGTTACATCGGCAGGCAGGTGCTGTGGAGCACCGTCTTCGCCATCATCGTCCTGTCGCTCGTGCTGATGCTGGGCAGTTTGTTCCAGCAGATCCGGCCGCTGCTGGTGGAGCAGCGCATTCCCTTCGGCCTCGTCGCCCGCTTTGCGCTGAACATCCTGCCGTTCTCGATGATGTTCACCATTCCGTGGGGTTTCCTCTCCGCGGTGCTGCTGGTATTCGGCCGGCTTTCCTCGGAACAGGAGCTCACCGGTTTCCGGGTGGCGGGCATCAGCCTGCCGCGCCTCGCCGCGCCGGTGTTCATTCTAGCCATCATCCTCTCCGGCCTCTGCCTGTGGCTGAACGTGGATGTGGCCCCGCGCGCAAAAGCCTCCCTGGACAACATGATCTACAAGGAGGTCATGAAGAACCCGAAGGCCCTGCTCGATCCGGGTGCGGTGCAGTCGCGCTTCAGCAACCAGAAAGTCTTCGTGGAAGCCAAGGATGGCGACGCCCTCGTCGGCTTCCACATGTATCAAACCCGCAAGGCGAACGACCCGAACGGCCCCACCCCGGCCTACGTGCATGCCAAGCGGGTCGAACTGCTGGTGGACCAGACCAAGCAGCAGTTCCGCCTCACTCTCGATGGTGCCTACATCGAAACGAAGAACGACAAGGGCAAGTACCAGCCGGCTTTCACCGGGGATGCGAAGTACTGGTTCCTCAATTTCTCCGACTCCCGGCCGAAGAAACCACGCGCGGGCGTGATGAGCGCGGATGAGATCCACGCCTTCGTCAATTCCCTGCCCCCACAGACGGAGAAGGGAAAGATCGCCATGCAGGAGCGCGTGAAGATCAGCTTCCTTTCCGAAATCACGAAACGTTACTCATTTTCGATGGCCTGCCTGGCCTTCGCATTCGTGGGCGTGCCGCTGGCGCTGAAAACCCGCCGCCAGGACACCTCCTTCGGATTGATCCTCAGCATGCTCATCGCCGCAGGCTACTTCCTCTCCACCTTCATCGCCGACCAGTTCCACACCACCACCGCAACAGCGATCGCCTTGTGGTCGCCGAACGTGGTGTGCGTGATCCTCGGCCTGATCTTGTTCCGGCGCGCGCGCTTCCGCTGA
- a CDS encoding D-Ala-D-Ala carboxypeptidase family metallohydrolase → MIDTSSGQLPAPALSRRKALATFGLTGLALAVSSGSVKAAFLQKFSSNIDLADLPPEWCARQGSLLAEYATYLSAIKLSRLTVRQVIDAHAKEHQGVWNSIPPKIYWRQIVPTLQVIDRVAAEMNIPVKEIVSAYRNPAYNARCPGAKSASWHQANVACDVVFHTSASTVTAVTRNLRDRGLFKGGVGGYPGFTHIDTRGVNVNW, encoded by the coding sequence ATGATCGACACGTCATCTGGACAACTCCCGGCTCCGGCGCTCTCCCGCCGGAAAGCGCTCGCCACCTTCGGCCTCACCGGTCTGGCGCTCGCGGTTTCCTCCGGTTCCGTGAAAGCGGCGTTTCTCCAGAAGTTTTCGTCCAATATCGATCTTGCCGATCTGCCGCCCGAATGGTGCGCCCGCCAGGGTTCCCTGCTGGCCGAGTACGCCACCTACCTCTCCGCCATCAAATTGAGCCGTCTCACCGTCCGCCAGGTGATCGACGCGCACGCCAAGGAGCATCAGGGGGTCTGGAACAGTATCCCGCCGAAAATCTACTGGCGCCAGATCGTGCCCACTCTGCAAGTGATCGATCGTGTGGCCGCCGAAATGAACATCCCGGTGAAGGAGATCGTCTCCGCCTACCGGAATCCAGCCTACAACGCCCGCTGCCCGGGAGCGAAGAGCGCCTCATGGCATCAGGCGAACGTCGCTTGCGACGTGGTCTTCCACACCTCCGCCAGCACGGTGACCGCCGTTACCCGTAATCTTCGCGACCGTGGCCTGTTCAAAGGCGGAGTCGGTGGCTATCCGGGCTTCACCCACATAGACACCCGCGGGGTGAATGTGAATTGGTAG
- the rplM gene encoding 50S ribosomal protein L13, with product MKTFSAKPHEVERKWYVIDAKDKVLGQVAVEAANLLRGKGKPIFTTHVDTGDFVIVINAEHVRLTGTKEIDKIYTRFSGYVGGKKVETPRMIRKRRPVLLVENAVWGMIPKTRLGRSQFTKLKVYAGAEHPHEAQQPTVREVR from the coding sequence ATGAAAACGTTTTCCGCCAAGCCTCACGAAGTCGAGCGCAAGTGGTATGTGATCGACGCCAAGGACAAGGTCCTCGGTCAAGTCGCCGTCGAGGCCGCCAACCTGCTCCGTGGTAAGGGCAAGCCCATCTTCACCACCCACGTCGATACCGGCGATTTCGTGATCGTGATCAATGCCGAGCACGTCCGCCTCACCGGCACCAAGGAAATCGACAAGATCTACACCCGTTTCTCCGGCTACGTCGGCGGCAAAAAGGTCGAGACCCCGCGCATGATCCGCAAGCGCCGCCCGGTCCTCCTCGTCGAGAACGCCGTCTGGGGCATGATCCCGAAAACCCGCCTTGGCCGCTCCCAGTTCACCAAGCTGAAGGTTTACGCCGGTGCCGAGCACCCGCACGAAGCCCAGCAGCCGACCGTCCGCGAAGTCCGCTAA
- a CDS encoding exodeoxyribonuclease III, which translates to MKLLSWNVNGLRAVLGKGFGEFVGTEKPDILCLQETKARREQVTLPPELDGYHAFWNSAQKPGYSGVAVFTRDQPLNVTEGMGIDEHDTEGRVLTLEYPDFALVNVYTPNAQDELRRLPYRLQWDAAFRHHLQTLAAHKPVIFCGDLNVAHHEIDLARPASNRKNPGFSDEERASFTELLGAGFTDSFRHFHPDQPGHYSWWSYRANARQNNVGWRIDYFGVTPSFMGNVKSASILPHVHGSDHCPVGVVLG; encoded by the coding sequence ATGAAACTCCTCTCTTGGAACGTGAACGGCCTGCGCGCCGTGCTTGGCAAGGGCTTCGGCGAATTCGTCGGCACCGAGAAACCGGACATCCTCTGCCTCCAGGAAACCAAGGCCCGCCGCGAGCAGGTCACCCTGCCGCCGGAGCTGGACGGCTACCATGCCTTCTGGAACTCCGCCCAGAAACCCGGCTACTCCGGTGTGGCGGTCTTCACCCGCGACCAGCCTCTCAATGTCACCGAGGGCATGGGCATCGACGAGCATGATACCGAGGGCCGTGTGTTGACGCTGGAGTATCCCGATTTCGCCCTGGTGAACGTTTACACCCCGAATGCCCAGGACGAGCTGCGCCGTTTGCCCTACCGCCTTCAGTGGGACGCGGCCTTCCGCCATCATTTGCAAACTCTCGCCGCGCACAAACCGGTGATTTTCTGCGGCGACCTCAACGTGGCCCACCACGAGATCGACCTCGCCCGCCCGGCCTCCAACCGCAAGAACCCGGGGTTCTCGGACGAGGAGCGTGCCAGCTTCACGGAACTACTGGGAGCCGGCTTCACCGACAGCTTCCGCCACTTCCACCCGGACCAACCCGGCCACTACTCATGGTGGTCCTACCGCGCCAATGCCCGCCAGAACAACGTCGGGTGGCGCATCGACTACTTCGGCGTCACGCCATCCTTCATGGGCAACGTGAAGTCCGCCTCGATCCTGCCCCATGTGCATGGCTCCGACCATTGCCCGGTGGGAGTAGTGTTGGGCTGA
- a CDS encoding metal-dependent hydrolase has protein sequence MDSVTHVVMGAAIGEALLGKKLGNRALAWGALFGSLPDIDVLFGMVADTSWNLMLHRGITHSLLLWVVAVFGLSPWLAKLWKKDKVTRNQAAGFIAAAMGSHLLLDCLTTYGTKVFSPFSNYPVGFSCLFIIDPFVTLPLLVAVVWLAFLRKKDPKRQKLCRRGLMIPAIYIGVAVAAKFWVSSGFEADLQRRQVTLQRRMEAPTLFNILLWRSVVDRGDEFWIGYKSVFETPTTPVRWVVVPKGRESFALVAEMPEAKRVESFSNGWWIARPTAKGVWLADLRFGEMRGWERKTNVDLRPTFSWQLYKDADEDRLRRIQPSDRNAGEHLKRLAMRMFGNRADWEGNPRLTGNPGSLPEILEAVE, from the coding sequence GTGGATTCGGTGACTCACGTGGTGATGGGGGCGGCCATCGGGGAGGCGTTGCTGGGCAAAAAGCTCGGCAACCGCGCGCTGGCGTGGGGGGCGCTCTTTGGCAGCCTGCCGGACATCGACGTGCTGTTCGGGATGGTCGCGGACACGTCTTGGAATCTGATGCTCCACCGCGGCATCACCCACTCGCTGTTGCTATGGGTAGTGGCGGTGTTCGGATTGTCGCCCTGGCTGGCGAAGCTGTGGAAGAAGGACAAGGTCACCCGGAACCAAGCCGCGGGGTTCATTGCGGCGGCGATGGGCAGCCACCTGCTGCTCGACTGCCTGACGACTTATGGGACCAAGGTGTTCTCTCCGTTTTCGAATTATCCGGTCGGGTTCAGTTGCCTTTTCATCATCGATCCCTTTGTCACCCTGCCGCTGTTGGTGGCGGTGGTGTGGCTGGCGTTTCTCAGGAAAAAGGACCCGAAGCGGCAAAAGTTGTGCCGCCGTGGTCTGATGATCCCTGCTATTTATATAGGGGTGGCGGTGGCGGCGAAGTTCTGGGTCTCGTCCGGGTTCGAGGCGGATCTACAGCGCCGTCAGGTAACGCTCCAGCGCCGAATGGAGGCACCCACTCTGTTCAATATCCTGTTGTGGCGCTCGGTCGTCGACCGGGGGGATGAATTCTGGATCGGCTACAAGTCGGTCTTCGAGACTCCGACCACGCCGGTGCGCTGGGTGGTGGTGCCGAAAGGGAGGGAGTCTTTCGCGTTGGTCGCGGAGATGCCCGAGGCCAAACGGGTGGAGAGTTTCTCCAACGGCTGGTGGATCGCTCGCCCGACTGCGAAGGGGGTCTGGCTCGCTGACTTGCGCTTCGGGGAAATGCGCGGCTGGGAGAGAAAGACGAATGTGGATCTGCGACCGACGTTCAGCTGGCAGCTCTACAAGGATGCGGACGAGGACCGTCTGCGCAGGATCCAGCCATCGGACCGGAATGCGGGTGAGCATCTGAAGCGCCTCGCGATGCGGATGTTCGGGAATCGTGCCGATTGGGAGGGCAACCCGCGCCTCACGGGAAATCCGGGCAGCCTGCCGGAGATCCTGGAGGCGGTGGAGTGA
- a CDS encoding phosphoglycerate dehydrogenase: MRVLLTTCSFQDTPGPHHALLESQGWEIVRERGPLPESRMLELAGEFDAFLCGDDDITRAVLDKSLPRLRVISKYGIGLDKIDIPSTKELKIPVLFTPGVNHDTVAEHTFALLLAITKNLIFSVDSTRAGRWDRKTGNELYAKRIGLIGLGRIGQEVAKRAAAFGMEVHGFGNYWPEEVAAQYGIRRHDTLESLFSSVDIISPHTKLGADTHHCVSAERIAFMPDGGWIINTGRGELVDAAAVIAALDSGKLAGYATDVLDQEPPPADHPLLHHPKVIVTPHIGSRTFESVPRQAMKSLVNLINALAGHGEIACANGVL; encoded by the coding sequence ATGCGAGTCCTTCTGACCACCTGCAGTTTCCAAGACACCCCCGGTCCGCATCACGCCCTTCTGGAGTCCCAGGGCTGGGAAATCGTCCGTGAGCGAGGCCCTCTTCCCGAGTCCCGCATGCTGGAGCTGGCGGGGGAGTTCGATGCCTTCCTCTGCGGGGATGATGACATCACCCGCGCGGTGCTCGACAAGTCGCTGCCGCGCCTTCGCGTGATCTCGAAGTACGGCATCGGTCTCGACAAGATCGACATCCCCTCGACCAAGGAGCTGAAAATCCCCGTTCTTTTCACCCCCGGCGTGAACCATGATACGGTGGCGGAGCACACCTTCGCCCTGCTGCTGGCTATCACCAAGAACCTCATCTTCAGCGTGGACTCCACCCGTGCCGGCCGCTGGGACCGCAAGACCGGCAACGAGCTATACGCCAAGCGCATCGGCTTGATCGGTTTGGGCCGCATCGGTCAGGAGGTTGCCAAGCGTGCCGCCGCCTTCGGCATGGAGGTCCACGGCTTCGGCAACTATTGGCCGGAGGAAGTGGCCGCCCAATACGGCATCCGGCGCCACGACACTCTCGAATCCCTCTTTTCGTCCGTGGACATCATCAGCCCGCACACCAAGCTCGGCGCGGATACCCATCATTGTGTGAGCGCGGAGCGCATCGCATTCATGCCGGACGGCGGCTGGATCATCAACACCGGCCGTGGTGAACTGGTCGATGCCGCCGCAGTGATTGCAGCGCTGGATTCAGGCAAGCTCGCCGGTTATGCCACGGACGTGCTCGATCAGGAGCCGCCGCCCGCGGATCACCCGCTGCTGCATCACCCGAAGGTGATTGTCACGCCACACATTGGCTCGCGCACGTTTGAGAGCGTACCGCGCCAAGCGATGAAGTCGCTGGTGAATCTGATCAATGCTCTGGCCGGGCACGGCGAGATCGCCTGTGCCAACGGAGTGCTGTGA
- a CDS encoding phage regulatory CII family protein, with amino-acid sequence MESHEVLRQAFQKTSPKAVASELGISLSLVYKWAEKQSEDGSGSRNPLDRLLKVIELSGDERIIHWLCQQTGGYFVPNPDGKHFNKGILPATQEIIGQFSELLSRISTAAVDHSITPEEAADIREGWDKLKSYTESFVRCCEKGDFEQMLHIPAPSQGPARLTGKV; translated from the coding sequence ATGGAAAGCCATGAGGTGTTGAGACAAGCGTTTCAGAAAACGAGCCCGAAAGCGGTCGCTTCCGAGCTGGGGATCTCGCTTTCGCTGGTCTACAAGTGGGCGGAAAAGCAGTCCGAGGACGGCTCCGGCAGCCGCAACCCGCTCGACCGCCTGCTGAAGGTGATCGAGCTCAGCGGCGACGAGCGCATCATCCACTGGCTGTGCCAGCAGACCGGCGGCTACTTCGTGCCGAATCCGGACGGCAAGCACTTCAACAAAGGCATCCTCCCGGCCACCCAGGAAATCATCGGCCAGTTCTCCGAACTGCTCAGCCGCATTTCCACCGCCGCCGTGGACCACTCGATCACTCCGGAAGAAGCCGCTGACATCCGCGAGGGCTGGGACAAGCTGAAGAGTTACACCGAGAGCTTCGTGCGCTGCTGTGAGAAGGGGGACTTCGAGCAGATGCTGCACATTCCCGCGCCCTCGCAGGGTCCGGCACGGCTGACCGGCAAGGTGTAA
- the dusB gene encoding tRNA dihydrouridine synthase DusB, whose product MLPWFSDGRFPLYLAPMAGVTDVVFRQICKELGADVMVTEFVSAEGILQRDDRTRKYTEFNDGQRPVGVQLFGADGVRMGEAAKKIIDWKRPDFIDINFGCPVNKVVARNGGSSLLRDCPLLTSVATGVAKAVGDQVPVTAKIRIGWDEQTVNAVEVSKILVDCGMQAIAVHGRTRAQGYTGEACWNTIDAVARAITVPVIGNGDIANGEDVARRKRETAVSGVMIGRAAMQNPWVFLQAKHYIATGEILPPVPVEERWKLVLRHCRLVVEGGKNGDERQTLIGMRSRLMAYCKGFPGAKDLRQRICQVTTVSEVEALAEFSIAQALAGHEE is encoded by the coding sequence GTGCTTCCGTGGTTTTCAGATGGCAGGTTTCCGCTCTACCTCGCGCCAATGGCCGGGGTGACGGATGTGGTGTTCCGGCAGATCTGCAAGGAACTGGGCGCGGACGTGATGGTGACGGAGTTCGTTTCCGCGGAGGGCATCCTCCAGCGTGACGACCGCACGCGGAAATACACGGAGTTCAACGACGGCCAGCGGCCGGTGGGCGTCCAGCTCTTCGGGGCTGATGGCGTCCGCATGGGTGAGGCGGCGAAAAAGATCATCGACTGGAAGCGACCGGACTTCATCGACATCAACTTCGGCTGTCCGGTAAACAAGGTGGTGGCCCGCAATGGCGGCTCCTCCCTGCTCCGGGATTGCCCGCTGCTTACGTCCGTGGCTACCGGCGTGGCAAAAGCCGTGGGCGATCAGGTTCCCGTGACCGCGAAGATCCGCATCGGCTGGGACGAGCAGACTGTGAACGCAGTGGAGGTTTCCAAAATTCTCGTGGACTGCGGCATGCAGGCGATCGCGGTCCACGGCCGCACCCGTGCGCAAGGCTACACCGGCGAAGCCTGCTGGAACACGATCGACGCCGTCGCCCGGGCCATAACGGTGCCGGTGATCGGCAATGGCGACATTGCCAACGGCGAGGATGTCGCCCGCCGCAAACGCGAAACCGCCGTCTCCGGCGTGATGATCGGCCGCGCCGCGATGCAGAATCCGTGGGTATTCCTGCAAGCGAAGCACTACATCGCGACCGGTGAAATCCTGCCGCCGGTGCCGGTGGAGGAGCGCTGGAAGCTGGTGCTGCGCCATTGCCGGCTGGTCGTGGAAGGTGGGAAAAACGGCGACGAACGCCAGACACTCATCGGCATGCGCTCCCGGCTCATGGCCTACTGCAAGGGATTTCCCGGGGCCAAGGACCTGCGGCAGCGGATCTGCCAGGTGACCACCGTCTCGGAAGTCGAGGCGCTGGCGGAGTTTTCCATCGCCCAAGCGCTGGCCGGCCATGAGGAATGA
- the rpsI gene encoding 30S ribosomal protein S9, which yields MSATTTHSATGRRKTAVARVWMTEGTGQITINGRLFEDYLPTIELQNSVLAPFQAAALVNKFDLNVVVKGGGTPAQAIAIRHAVSRALNLHDPETRKLIKPLGYLTRDPRMKERKKSGQPGARARFQFSKR from the coding sequence ATGTCCGCCACCACCACCCACAGCGCCACCGGCCGCCGCAAGACCGCCGTCGCCCGCGTCTGGATGACCGAAGGCACCGGCCAGATCACCATCAACGGCCGTCTGTTCGAAGACTATCTTCCGACCATCGAGCTGCAGAACTCCGTTCTCGCTCCGTTCCAAGCCGCCGCGCTGGTCAACAAGTTCGACCTCAACGTCGTCGTCAAGGGTGGTGGCACCCCGGCCCAGGCCATCGCCATCCGCCACGCTGTTTCCCGTGCCCTCAACCTGCACGACCCGGAAACCCGCAAGCTGATCAAGCCGCTCGGCTACCTCACCCGCGACCCTCGCATGAAGGAGCGCAAGAAATCCGGTCAGCCTGGCGCCCGCGCCCGCTTCCAGTTCTCCAAGCGCTAA
- a CDS encoding fumarate hydratase — MAEKAFHYQDPFPLGPDTTEYEKISSEHVSVSEFEGQPVLKVAPEGLALLANEAMKAINFTLRPSHLTQVAAILDDPEATENDRMVALMLLKNAEIAAQGILPACQDTGTATVIGKKGQQVWTGVDDAEWLSKGIHKTYTEENLRYSQTAPLNMYDEVNTKTNLPAQIDLYASEGDAYKFMFVSKGGGSANKTFLYQETKALLNPKRLKEFCIEKMRSLGTAACPPYHLAFVIGGTSAEACLKNVKLASTRYLDALPTSGNEHGQAFRDLELEKELLAAAREIGIGAQFGGKYFALDVRVIRLPRHGASCPVGIGVSCSADRQAKAKITRDGIFLEKLEKSPGRFIPEKYRDWKFNGVPIDLDKGMPETLATLSKYPVTTAVSLTGTIIVARDIAHAKLKEYLEANGELPDYIKQYPVYYAGPAKTPAGMASGSFGPTTAGRMDSYVDLFQSHGGSMVMLAKGNRSQAVTDACKTHGGFYLGSAGGPAALLARDHIKSQEVVAWPELGMEAVWKITVENFPAFILVDNKGNDFFKKINECPVCV; from the coding sequence ATGGCCGAGAAAGCGTTTCATTACCAGGATCCCTTCCCGCTGGGACCGGACACCACCGAGTACGAGAAGATCAGTTCCGAACACGTCTCGGTCTCGGAGTTCGAAGGCCAGCCGGTCCTCAAGGTTGCGCCGGAAGGTCTGGCGCTGCTGGCCAATGAGGCGATGAAGGCGATCAACTTCACGCTGCGTCCGTCCCATCTCACACAGGTGGCCGCGATCCTCGATGACCCGGAGGCCACCGAGAACGACCGCATGGTGGCGCTGATGCTTCTGAAGAATGCGGAGATTGCCGCGCAAGGCATCCTCCCCGCCTGCCAGGATACCGGCACCGCCACGGTGATAGGCAAGAAGGGCCAGCAGGTGTGGACCGGCGTGGACGATGCCGAATGGCTCTCGAAGGGCATCCACAAGACCTACACCGAGGAGAACCTGCGCTACTCTCAGACCGCTCCGCTGAACATGTACGACGAGGTCAACACCAAGACCAACCTGCCCGCACAGATCGACCTGTATGCGTCCGAAGGTGATGCCTACAAGTTCATGTTCGTCTCGAAGGGCGGCGGCTCGGCCAACAAGACCTTCCTCTATCAGGAGACCAAGGCGCTGTTGAATCCGAAGCGTCTCAAGGAATTCTGCATCGAGAAGATGCGCTCGCTCGGCACCGCAGCCTGCCCTCCCTATCACCTCGCCTTTGTCATCGGCGGCACCTCGGCCGAAGCCTGCCTGAAGAATGTAAAGCTCGCTTCGACTCGTTACCTGGATGCGCTGCCGACTTCCGGCAACGAACACGGCCAGGCGTTCCGTGATCTGGAGTTGGAGAAGGAACTGCTTGCAGCAGCCCGTGAGATCGGCATCGGCGCGCAGTTCGGCGGCAAGTACTTCGCGCTCGACGTCCGGGTAATCCGCCTTCCACGCCATGGCGCCTCCTGCCCGGTCGGCATCGGTGTCTCTTGCTCCGCCGACCGCCAGGCCAAGGCGAAGATCACCAGGGACGGCATCTTCCTCGAAAAGCTCGAGAAGAGCCCCGGCCGTTTCATTCCGGAGAAATACCGCGACTGGAAGTTCAACGGCGTGCCCATCGACCTCGACAAGGGCATGCCGGAAACGCTGGCCACGCTTTCCAAGTATCCGGTGACCACTGCCGTCTCTCTCACCGGCACGATCATCGTCGCCCGCGACATCGCACATGCGAAGCTGAAGGAGTATCTCGAAGCGAATGGCGAGCTGCCGGACTACATCAAGCAGTACCCGGTTTACTACGCCGGTCCGGCGAAGACTCCGGCGGGCATGGCCTCCGGTTCGTTCGGCCCGACCACGGCCGGCCGCATGGATTCCTACGTCGATCTCTTCCAGAGCCACGGCGGCTCGATGGTGATGCTGGCGAAGGGCAACCGCTCGCAGGCTGTGACGGATGCGTGCAAGACCCACGGCGGCTTCTATCTCGGCTCCGCCGGTGGCCCTGCTGCCCTGCTCGCCCGCGATCACATCAAGTCGCAGGAGGTCGTCGCCTGGCCGGAACTCGGCATGGAAGCAGTGTGGAAAATCACCGTGGAGAATTTCCCGGCATTCATCCTCGTCGACAACAAGGGCAACGACTTCTTCAAGAAGATCAACGAATGCCCTGTCTGCGTGTGA
- a CDS encoding septal ring lytic transglycosylase RlpA family protein: MTRKYKSVALAIAGVITLPSCASTSTASSGTAADSWKIASIQHGQASWYSVKTNGGTRTASGEHLTNSAATAAHKTLPLGSKVRVVNMKNGKSEIVRITDRGPYVRGRVIDVTVGVAERLGFMARGVTSVKLEVLGDKDS, encoded by the coding sequence ATGACCCGGAAATACAAATCCGTGGCCCTGGCAATCGCCGGAGTCATTACACTCCCGAGCTGTGCTTCCACCAGCACCGCCTCGTCGGGTACCGCCGCCGACTCATGGAAGATCGCTTCGATCCAACATGGCCAGGCATCGTGGTACTCGGTCAAAACCAACGGCGGCACCCGTACCGCCAGCGGTGAACATCTGACCAATTCGGCAGCTACTGCCGCTCACAAGACGCTGCCGCTCGGCAGCAAGGTGCGTGTGGTCAATATGAAAAACGGAAAATCCGAAATCGTGAGGATCACCGACCGCGGCCCATATGTGCGTGGACGGGTGATCGACGTGACTGTCGGTGTCGCAGAACGATTGGGCTTCATGGCCCGCGGCGTCACTTCCGTGAAACTTGAAGTGCTCGGCGACAAGGATTCCTGA